Proteins found in one Streptococcus mitis genomic segment:
- the pepC gene encoding aminopeptidase C, which produces MNAIQESFTDKLFANYEANVKYQAIENAASHNGIFAALERRQSHVDNTPVFSLDLTKDKVTNQKASGRCWMFAALNTFRHKLISQYKLENFELSQAHTFFWDKYEKSNWFLEQVIATAVQDLTSRKVKFLLQTPQQDGGQWDMVVSLFEKYGVVPKSVYPESVSSSSSRELNAILNKLLRQDAQILRDLLASGADQATVQAKKEDLLQEIFNFLAMSLGLPPRKFDFAYRDKDNNYQSEKSITPQEFYKKYVNLPLEDYVSVINAPTADKPYGQSYTVEMLGNVVGSRAVRYINVPMERLKELAIAQMQAGETVWFGSDVGQLSNRKAGILATDVYDFESSMDIKLTQDKAGRLDYSESLMTHAMVLTGVDLDENGKSTKWKVENSWGDKVGTDGYFVASDAWMDEYTYQIVVRKELLTAEELAAYEAEPIVLAPWDPMGALA; this is translated from the coding sequence ATGAACGCGATTCAAGAATCATTTACTGATAAACTATTTGCCAACTATGAAGCAAATGTTAAATACCAAGCGATTGAAAATGCTGCTAGCCACAACGGGATTTTTGCAGCTCTAGAACGCCGTCAAAGCCATGTAGACAATACACCTGTTTTCTCATTGGATTTGACCAAGGACAAGGTAACTAACCAGAAAGCATCTGGTCGTTGCTGGATGTTTGCAGCTCTTAACACCTTCCGTCACAAGCTCATTTCACAATATAAATTGGAAAATTTTGAGTTGTCACAGGCCCACACCTTCTTCTGGGACAAGTATGAGAAATCAAACTGGTTCTTGGAGCAAGTGATTGCGACTGCAGTTCAAGATCTAACTAGCCGTAAGGTTAAATTCCTACTTCAAACTCCCCAACAAGATGGCGGTCAATGGGATATGGTCGTTTCTCTCTTTGAGAAATACGGTGTCGTGCCTAAGTCAGTTTACCCTGAGTCTGTTTCATCTAGTAGCAGCCGTGAGCTAAATGCAATCCTTAACAAATTGCTTCGCCAAGATGCTCAAATCTTGCGTGACTTGCTTGCTTCTGGCGCAGACCAAGCGACTGTTCAAGCTAAGAAAGAAGACCTCTTGCAAGAAATTTTTAACTTCCTTGCTATGTCATTGGGGCTTCCACCACGAAAATTTGACTTTGCTTATCGCGATAAAGACAACAACTACCAAAGCGAAAAGAGCATTACACCACAAGAGTTTTACAAGAAATATGTCAATCTTCCTCTAGAAGACTACGTTTCTGTTATCAATGCTCCAACTGCTGATAAACCTTATGGCCAATCTTATACAGTTGAGATGTTGGGAAATGTGGTTGGTAGCCGTGCGGTTCGTTACATCAATGTACCGATGGAACGCTTGAAAGAATTAGCGATTGCCCAAATGCAAGCAGGTGAGACTGTTTGGTTTGGATCAGATGTCGGTCAACTCAGCAATCGTAAAGCTGGGATCCTTGCGACAGATGTTTATGACTTTGAATCAAGCATGGACATTAAACTCACTCAAGACAAGGCTGGACGTTTGGATTACAGTGAGAGCTTGATGACCCACGCCATGGTCTTGACAGGTGTGGATTTGGATGAAAATGGCAAGTCAACCAAGTGGAAGGTTGAAAACTCATGGGGAGACAAGGTTGGTACAGATGGTTACTTTGTTGCTTCAGATGCTTGGATGGACGAATACACTTATCAAATTGTTGTTCGTAAGGAATTACTAACAGCAGAAGAACTAGCTGCCTATGAAGCAGAACCAATCGTCCTTGCACCATGGGATCCAATGGGTGCCTTGGCATAA